The proteins below come from a single Anaerobranca californiensis DSM 14826 genomic window:
- a CDS encoding NUDIX domain-containing protein has translation MFKHFTVAVFVVHQNKVLLLKHKKLKMWLPPGGHIEDNEIPDEAAVREVKEETGLDVILVGEKGLDIDYPQQLILPKGIQLENIKNEHQHVDLVYFAKVKGNANFVLNEESEQMGWYSIEDLPPDVNTEIRLWCIKAIKELGDIQK, from the coding sequence ATGTTTAAACATTTTACTGTAGCTGTTTTTGTAGTTCATCAAAATAAAGTTTTATTGTTAAAGCATAAAAAATTGAAAATGTGGCTTCCCCCTGGTGGGCATATAGAAGATAATGAGATTCCTGATGAGGCAGCAGTTAGGGAAGTTAAAGAAGAGACAGGGTTAGATGTAATTTTAGTGGGAGAGAAGGGATTAGATATTGATTATCCTCAACAATTAATTCTCCCTAAAGGGATTCAATTAGAAAATATTAAAAATGAGCACCAACATGTAGATTTAGTATATTTTGCTAAAGTTAAAGGAAATGCTAACTTTGTCCTTAATGAAGAAAGCGAACAAATGGGCTGGTATTCCATAGAAGATCTACCCCCAGATGTAAATACTGAAATACGTTTGTGGTGTATTAAGGCTATTAAAGAACTAGGTGATATACAAAAATAA